The following are from one region of the Oryzias latipes chromosome 12, ASM223467v1 genome:
- the vldlr gene encoding very low-density lipoprotein receptor isoform X2: protein MVTSAAGVLLLPVLLILLCLHHRGHVHATKTECETNQFQCGNGRCIPSIWQCDGEDDCTDGSDEKSCVQKTCAEVDFVCRNGQCVPKRWHCDGEPDCEDGSDESLEICHMRTCRVNEFSCGAGTTQCIPVSWKCDGEKDCDNGDDEVNCGNITCSPSEFTCTSGRCISQNFVCNSEDDCGDGSDEVDCAPSSCGPSEFQCGNSSCIPASWVCDDDVDCQDQSDESLSRCGRHPTPPAKCSSSEMQCLSGECIHKKWRCDGDPDCKDGSDEANCPVRTCGPDQFKCEDGSCIPGSRQCNGIRDCTDGSDEVDCKNLSQCSGPEKFKCRSGECIDMSKVCNKVRDCPDWSDEPIKECNVNECLLNNGGCSHICKDMVIGFECDCTPGLQLIDHKTCGDINECMNPGICSQICINLKGGYKCECHNGYQMDPTTGVCKAVGKEPCLIFTNRRDVRRLGLERKEYTQIVKQQRNAVALDADFNQQTIFWADLGQKAIFSTVLDKRGDVGTHKTVIENVQTPVGIAVDWIYRNFYWTDLGTKTISVSNFNGTIQKVLFNQGLKEPASIAVDPLSGFLYWSDWGEPAKIEKSGMNGVDRQVLVETDIQWPNGITLDLIKGRLYWVDSKLHMLCSVDLNGDNRKKVLQSPEYLAHPFALTVFEDRVFWTDGENQAIYGANKFSGSDVVTLASNLNDPQDIIVYHELIQLSGTNWCTERGVNGGCSFMCLPAPQVNKHSPKYTCVCPEGQELAADGFRCRPEANGSTSIQVDSTARGSAGAWAILPVLLLAVAGAAGYLTWRNWQLRNQKSMNFDNPVYLKTTEEDLNIDITRHGANVGHTYPAISIVSTEDDSS, encoded by the exons ATGGTCACGTCCGCAGCGGGGGTCCTGCTGCTGCCGGTGCTCCTGATCCTGCTGTGCCTCCACCACCGCGGTCACGTTCACG CTACAAAGACGGAGTGTGAAACCAATCAGTTTCAGTGTGGAAACGGCCGCTGCATCCCGTCTATATGGCAGTGTGATGGAGAGGACGACTGCACCGATGGCAGCGACGAAAAATCATGCG TTCAGAAGACCTGCGCCGAGGTGGACTTTGTTTGTCGGAATGGTCAGTGTGTCCCGAAGCGGTGGCATTGTGACGGCGAGCCAGACTGTGAGGACGGATCTGACGAGAGCTTGGAAATCTGTC ACATGAGGACATGCCGTGTGAATGAGTTTAGCTGTGGAGCCGGCACCACTCAGTGCATTCCCGTCTCCTGGAAATGCGATGGAGAGAAGGACTGCGACAACGGAGACGACGAGGTCAACTGTG GTAACATCACCTGTTCCCCCAGTGAGTTCACCTGCACCAGTGGCCGCTGCATTTCCCAGAACTTTGTGTGCAACAGTGAAGATGACTGTGGCGACGGCTCGGATGAGGTGGACTGTGCGCCGTCCTCGTGTGGACCCAGCGAGTTCCAGTGTGGAAACTCCTCCTGCATCCCTGCCAGCTGGGTGTGTGACGACGATGTGGACTGTCAG GATCAGTCGGATGAGTCTCTGTCTCGGTGCGGCCGTCACCCAACACCTCCAGCCAAATGCTCCTCAAGTGAAATGCAGTGCCTCTCTGGAGAATGCATCCACAAAAAGTGGCGGTGTGACGGAGATCCTGACTGCAAGGACGGCAGCGACGAAGCCAACTGTC CTGTTCGCACCTGTGGGCCGGACCAGTTCAAATGTGAAGATGGAAGCTGCATCCCGGGCAGCAGGCAGTGCAACGGCATAAGAGACTGCACCGACGGTTCCGATGAAGTCGACTGCAAGAACC TGTCTCAGTGCAGCGGTCCAGAGAAATTCAAGTGCCGCAGTGGGGAATGCATTGATATGAGCAAAGTGTGCAACAAAGTCCGGGACTGTCCTGACTGGAGCGACGAACCCATCAAGGAATGCA ATGTGAATGAGTGTCTGCTGAACAACGGCGGCTGCTCTCACATCTGCAAAGACATGGTGATCGGCTTCGAGTGTGACTGCACACCTGGACTCCAGCTCATCGACCACAAGACCTGCGGAG ACATCAATGAGTGCATGAATCCTGGCATTTGCAGTCAGATCTGCATCAACCTGAAGGGGGGGTACAAGTGTGAGTGCCACAACGGCTACCAGATGGATCCAACCACCGGCGTCTGCAAGGCTGTGG GTAAAGAGCCCTGTCTGATCTTCACCAACCGCCGTGATGTCCGTCGTCTGGGCCTGGAGCGGAAAGAGTACACTCAGATAGTGAAGCAGCAGAGGAACGCTGTGGCTTTAGACGCAGACTTTAACCAGCAGACCATCTTCTGGGCTGATCTTGGTCAAAAGGCCATATTCAG CACCGTCCTGGATAAACGCGGAGACGTCGGGACGCACAAGACGGTGATCGAAAACGTCCAAACTCCCGTGGGAATCGCAGTGGACTGGATTTATAGGAATTTTTACTGGACCGACCTGGGAACCAAAACCATTTCTGTGAGCAATTTTAACGGAACCATACAGAAAGTTCTGTTCAACCAAGGCCTGAAAGAACCCGCCTCCATTGCTGTGGATCCATTGTCCGG GTTTCTGTACTGGTCCGACTGGGGGGAGCCGGCCAAGATTGAGAAGTCCGGCATGAACGGAGTCGACAGACAAGTTCTGGTGGAGACGGATATCCAGTGGCCCAATGGAATCACTCTGG ATCTGATCAAAGGCAGACTGTACTGGGTGGACTCAAAGCTGCACATGCTCTGCAGTGTCGACCTGAATGGAGACAACAGGAAGAAGGTGCTCCAGTCTCCAGAGTACCTGGCTCATCCCTTTGCTCTCACAGTTTTTGAG GACCGGGTTTTCTGGACAGATGGAGAAAACCAGGCGATCTACGGTGCAAACAAGTTCTCGGGGTCTGATGTGGTGACGTTGGCCAGCAATCTGAACGACCCTCAGGACATCATCGTGTACCACGAGCTGATTCAGTTATCGG GTACCAACTGGTGCACAGAGAGGGGGGTAAATGGAGGCTGCAGCTTCATGTGTCTGCCTGCACCACAAGTCAACAAACACTCCCCCAAATACACCTGTGTGTGTCCGGAGGGACAGGAGCTGGCAGCTGACGGCTTCCGCTGCAGACCAG AGGCTAATGGGAGCACGTCCATCCAGGTGGACTCCACCGCCAGAGGGTCTGCTGGCGCCTGGGCCATCCTGCCCGTCT TGCTCCTGGCCGTGGCTGGAGCTGCAGGTTACCTGACGTGGAGAaactggcagctcaggaaccaGAAGAGCATGAACTTCGACAACCCGGTCTACCTGAAGACCACAGAGGAAGACCTGAACATTGACATAACGCGGCACGGTGCCAACGTGGGACACACTTACCCTGCG ATTTCCATCGTCAGCACAGAAGACGACTCGTCCTGA
- the vldlr gene encoding very low-density lipoprotein receptor isoform X1, which yields MVTSAAGVLLLPVLLILLCLHHRGHVHATKTECETNQFQCGNGRCIPSIWQCDGEDDCTDGSDEKSCVQKTCAEVDFVCRNGQCVPKRWHCDGEPDCEDGSDESLEICHMRTCRVNEFSCGAGTTQCIPVSWKCDGEKDCDNGDDEVNCGNITCSPSEFTCTSGRCISQNFVCNSEDDCGDGSDEVDCAPSSCGPSEFQCGNSSCIPASWVCDDDVDCQDQSDESLSRCGRHPTPPAKCSSSEMQCLSGECIHKKWRCDGDPDCKDGSDEANCPAVRTCGPDQFKCEDGSCIPGSRQCNGIRDCTDGSDEVDCKNLSQCSGPEKFKCRSGECIDMSKVCNKVRDCPDWSDEPIKECNVNECLLNNGGCSHICKDMVIGFECDCTPGLQLIDHKTCGDINECMNPGICSQICINLKGGYKCECHNGYQMDPTTGVCKAVGKEPCLIFTNRRDVRRLGLERKEYTQIVKQQRNAVALDADFNQQTIFWADLGQKAIFSTVLDKRGDVGTHKTVIENVQTPVGIAVDWIYRNFYWTDLGTKTISVSNFNGTIQKVLFNQGLKEPASIAVDPLSGFLYWSDWGEPAKIEKSGMNGVDRQVLVETDIQWPNGITLDLIKGRLYWVDSKLHMLCSVDLNGDNRKKVLQSPEYLAHPFALTVFEDRVFWTDGENQAIYGANKFSGSDVVTLASNLNDPQDIIVYHELIQLSGTNWCTERGVNGGCSFMCLPAPQVNKHSPKYTCVCPEGQELAADGFRCRPEANGSTSIQVDSTARGSAGAWAILPVLLLAVAGAAGYLTWRNWQLRNQKSMNFDNPVYLKTTEEDLNIDITRHGANVGHTYPAISIVSTEDDSS from the exons ATGGTCACGTCCGCAGCGGGGGTCCTGCTGCTGCCGGTGCTCCTGATCCTGCTGTGCCTCCACCACCGCGGTCACGTTCACG CTACAAAGACGGAGTGTGAAACCAATCAGTTTCAGTGTGGAAACGGCCGCTGCATCCCGTCTATATGGCAGTGTGATGGAGAGGACGACTGCACCGATGGCAGCGACGAAAAATCATGCG TTCAGAAGACCTGCGCCGAGGTGGACTTTGTTTGTCGGAATGGTCAGTGTGTCCCGAAGCGGTGGCATTGTGACGGCGAGCCAGACTGTGAGGACGGATCTGACGAGAGCTTGGAAATCTGTC ACATGAGGACATGCCGTGTGAATGAGTTTAGCTGTGGAGCCGGCACCACTCAGTGCATTCCCGTCTCCTGGAAATGCGATGGAGAGAAGGACTGCGACAACGGAGACGACGAGGTCAACTGTG GTAACATCACCTGTTCCCCCAGTGAGTTCACCTGCACCAGTGGCCGCTGCATTTCCCAGAACTTTGTGTGCAACAGTGAAGATGACTGTGGCGACGGCTCGGATGAGGTGGACTGTGCGCCGTCCTCGTGTGGACCCAGCGAGTTCCAGTGTGGAAACTCCTCCTGCATCCCTGCCAGCTGGGTGTGTGACGACGATGTGGACTGTCAG GATCAGTCGGATGAGTCTCTGTCTCGGTGCGGCCGTCACCCAACACCTCCAGCCAAATGCTCCTCAAGTGAAATGCAGTGCCTCTCTGGAGAATGCATCCACAAAAAGTGGCGGTGTGACGGAGATCCTGACTGCAAGGACGGCAGCGACGAAGCCAACTGTC CAGCTGTTCGCACCTGTGGGCCGGACCAGTTCAAATGTGAAGATGGAAGCTGCATCCCGGGCAGCAGGCAGTGCAACGGCATAAGAGACTGCACCGACGGTTCCGATGAAGTCGACTGCAAGAACC TGTCTCAGTGCAGCGGTCCAGAGAAATTCAAGTGCCGCAGTGGGGAATGCATTGATATGAGCAAAGTGTGCAACAAAGTCCGGGACTGTCCTGACTGGAGCGACGAACCCATCAAGGAATGCA ATGTGAATGAGTGTCTGCTGAACAACGGCGGCTGCTCTCACATCTGCAAAGACATGGTGATCGGCTTCGAGTGTGACTGCACACCTGGACTCCAGCTCATCGACCACAAGACCTGCGGAG ACATCAATGAGTGCATGAATCCTGGCATTTGCAGTCAGATCTGCATCAACCTGAAGGGGGGGTACAAGTGTGAGTGCCACAACGGCTACCAGATGGATCCAACCACCGGCGTCTGCAAGGCTGTGG GTAAAGAGCCCTGTCTGATCTTCACCAACCGCCGTGATGTCCGTCGTCTGGGCCTGGAGCGGAAAGAGTACACTCAGATAGTGAAGCAGCAGAGGAACGCTGTGGCTTTAGACGCAGACTTTAACCAGCAGACCATCTTCTGGGCTGATCTTGGTCAAAAGGCCATATTCAG CACCGTCCTGGATAAACGCGGAGACGTCGGGACGCACAAGACGGTGATCGAAAACGTCCAAACTCCCGTGGGAATCGCAGTGGACTGGATTTATAGGAATTTTTACTGGACCGACCTGGGAACCAAAACCATTTCTGTGAGCAATTTTAACGGAACCATACAGAAAGTTCTGTTCAACCAAGGCCTGAAAGAACCCGCCTCCATTGCTGTGGATCCATTGTCCGG GTTTCTGTACTGGTCCGACTGGGGGGAGCCGGCCAAGATTGAGAAGTCCGGCATGAACGGAGTCGACAGACAAGTTCTGGTGGAGACGGATATCCAGTGGCCCAATGGAATCACTCTGG ATCTGATCAAAGGCAGACTGTACTGGGTGGACTCAAAGCTGCACATGCTCTGCAGTGTCGACCTGAATGGAGACAACAGGAAGAAGGTGCTCCAGTCTCCAGAGTACCTGGCTCATCCCTTTGCTCTCACAGTTTTTGAG GACCGGGTTTTCTGGACAGATGGAGAAAACCAGGCGATCTACGGTGCAAACAAGTTCTCGGGGTCTGATGTGGTGACGTTGGCCAGCAATCTGAACGACCCTCAGGACATCATCGTGTACCACGAGCTGATTCAGTTATCGG GTACCAACTGGTGCACAGAGAGGGGGGTAAATGGAGGCTGCAGCTTCATGTGTCTGCCTGCACCACAAGTCAACAAACACTCCCCCAAATACACCTGTGTGTGTCCGGAGGGACAGGAGCTGGCAGCTGACGGCTTCCGCTGCAGACCAG AGGCTAATGGGAGCACGTCCATCCAGGTGGACTCCACCGCCAGAGGGTCTGCTGGCGCCTGGGCCATCCTGCCCGTCT TGCTCCTGGCCGTGGCTGGAGCTGCAGGTTACCTGACGTGGAGAaactggcagctcaggaaccaGAAGAGCATGAACTTCGACAACCCGGTCTACCTGAAGACCACAGAGGAAGACCTGAACATTGACATAACGCGGCACGGTGCCAACGTGGGACACACTTACCCTGCG ATTTCCATCGTCAGCACAGAAGACGACTCGTCCTGA